A DNA window from Allokutzneria albata contains the following coding sequences:
- a CDS encoding MbtH family protein, with product MTNPFEDPDGRYLVLVNDEGQHSLWPSFSEVPAGWTVALAETGRQECLDYIEANWTDMRPRSLAERMDAGK from the coding sequence ATGACCAACCCCTTCGAGGACCCGGACGGCCGTTACCTGGTGCTGGTCAACGACGAGGGGCAGCACTCGCTGTGGCCGTCGTTCAGCGAGGTGCCCGCCGGGTGGACGGTGGCGCTGGCCGAGACCGGTCGCCAGGAGTGCCTGGACTACATCGAGGCGAACTGGACCGACATGCGCCCGCGCAGCCTCGCCGAGCGGATGGACGCCGGGAAGTAA
- the paaE gene encoding 1,2-phenylacetyl-CoA epoxidase subunit PaaE, giving the protein MARPVFHRLRVADVERLCDDAVAVTFDVPDDLTEVFAFRPGQSLTLRREVDGRDERRSYSICAPAGARPRVGVREVPDGLFSTWLVRDVKPGDEIEVLPPTGSFTPDVDVPGHHVLIAAGSGITPVLSIAASVLAHPKSRVTVLYGNRRSGTVMFADELADLKDRYRTRLELVHVLSREAREAELFTGRLDEAKLRTLLPLLLDVADVDHWWLCGPYGMVTDAQRLLSSFGVPEERVHQELFYVDEPVVTRHEEPVLDGPSATVTVVLDGRSTEIALPKGTPILDGAQRARPDLPFACKGGVCGTCRAKVVTGETDMRRNFALERSEVAAGFVLTCQTVPVSDEVTVDFDA; this is encoded by the coding sequence GTGGCACGCCCCGTGTTCCACCGCTTGCGCGTGGCCGACGTCGAGCGACTGTGCGACGACGCGGTCGCGGTCACCTTCGACGTGCCGGATGACCTGACCGAGGTCTTCGCGTTCCGGCCCGGGCAGTCGCTGACGCTGCGCCGTGAGGTTGACGGCCGCGATGAGCGCCGCTCGTACTCAATCTGCGCTCCGGCGGGTGCGCGGCCCAGGGTCGGCGTGCGCGAGGTACCGGACGGGCTGTTCTCCACGTGGCTCGTCCGCGACGTGAAGCCTGGCGATGAGATCGAGGTGCTGCCGCCCACGGGGTCGTTCACCCCGGATGTGGACGTGCCCGGCCACCACGTGCTCATCGCGGCGGGCTCCGGCATCACGCCCGTGCTCTCGATCGCCGCGTCTGTTCTCGCGCACCCGAAGTCCCGTGTGACCGTGCTCTATGGCAACCGCCGGTCCGGCACAGTGATGTTCGCGGACGAGTTGGCGGACCTTAAAGACCGCTACCGCACGCGTTTGGAACTGGTGCACGTGCTGTCTCGTGAAGCCCGTGAGGCCGAGCTGTTCACCGGGCGCTTGGACGAGGCGAAGCTGCGCACGCTGCTGCCGTTGCTGCTTGATGTCGCCGATGTCGACCACTGGTGGCTCTGCGGGCCCTACGGCATGGTTACCGACGCACAGCGGCTGCTGTCGTCGTTCGGCGTGCCTGAGGAGCGCGTGCACCAAGAGCTGTTTTATGTCGATGAACCGGTTGTCACCCGGCATGAGGAGCCCGTGCTCGACGGCCCCAGTGCCACGGTGACCGTTGTGCTCGACGGGCGCTCCACGGAGATCGCGCTGCCGAAGGGCACTCCGATCCTCGACGGAGCGCAACGAGCCCGTCCTGACCTGCCTTTTGCCTGTAAGGGCGGGGTCTGCGGCACCTGTCGCGCGAAGGTCGTCACCGGCGAGACGGACATGCGGCGCAACTTCGCGCTGGAGCGCTCCGAGGTGGCCGCGGGGTTCGTGCTGACCTGCCAGACGGTGCCGGTCTCCGACGAAGTCACTGTCGACTTCGACGCCTGA
- the paaD gene encoding 1,2-phenylacetyl-CoA epoxidase subunit PaaD yields the protein MVTAREVVETVTDPELPMLSLVDLGVVRDVREEDGRVVVEITPTYSGCPALVEMRDDLVNALHANGFEHAEVRTVLSPAWTTDWMTEEGRRKLAEAGISPPKRMSPRSVSMLDPASGSSVGPVPLRLDPPAPRLSCPQCGSRDTEELSRFSATACKALHRCRACREPFEYFKEI from the coding sequence GTGGTGACCGCGCGGGAGGTCGTCGAGACCGTCACCGATCCCGAGCTGCCGATGCTGTCCCTCGTGGACCTCGGGGTGGTACGGGACGTCCGGGAGGAGGACGGGCGCGTGGTCGTGGAGATCACGCCGACGTACTCCGGTTGCCCGGCCCTGGTGGAGATGCGCGACGACCTGGTCAACGCCTTGCACGCCAACGGTTTCGAACATGCCGAGGTGCGCACGGTGCTCAGTCCGGCGTGGACGACCGACTGGATGACAGAGGAGGGCCGCCGCAAGCTCGCCGAGGCCGGGATCTCCCCGCCTAAACGGATGAGCCCCCGGTCTGTGTCGATGCTCGACCCCGCAAGCGGGTCCTCGGTCGGTCCCGTCCCGCTGCGGCTGGATCCGCCCGCGCCCAGGCTGAGCTGCCCGCAGTGCGGCTCCCGCGACACCGAGGAGCTGTCTCGGTTCAGCGCGACCGCTTGCAAGGCGCTGCACCGCTGCCGTGCCTGTCGCGAGCCGTTCGAGTACTTCAAGGAGATCTGA
- the paaC gene encoding 1,2-phenylacetyl-CoA epoxidase subunit PaaC, giving the protein MSFDNAYEGLNEEHGDDARWAYGTGFADELSGVDRALPSTVDKADLAAYAVMLGDDALVLAQRTSEWCSRAPELEEDVALANIALDLLGQARLLLTRAGEAGERPSEAPSHVPDEDALAYFRTADQFRNVRMVELANGDFADTIARLLLFSCQRLALFTRLSASADPVLAAVAAKGAKELAYHRDHAARWVVRLGDGTEESRGRMIAALDRVWPYLDELFTPHPIELRLAAQGVAVDPAELRTEVDGVLDQVFTAATLTRPASTTASGGGRYGSHTGVLAELLAEMQVLARALPEATW; this is encoded by the coding sequence TTGAGCTTCGACAACGCCTACGAGGGGCTGAACGAGGAGCACGGCGACGACGCGCGCTGGGCCTACGGCACCGGCTTCGCCGACGAGCTGTCCGGAGTGGACAGAGCACTCCCGTCCACTGTGGACAAGGCGGATCTGGCGGCGTACGCGGTGATGCTCGGCGACGACGCGCTCGTGCTGGCGCAGCGCACCAGTGAGTGGTGTTCGCGCGCGCCGGAGCTGGAGGAGGACGTCGCGCTGGCCAACATCGCGCTCGACCTCCTCGGTCAGGCGCGGTTGTTGCTGACCAGAGCGGGCGAAGCGGGGGAGCGGCCTTCGGAGGCGCCGTCGCACGTACCGGACGAGGACGCGCTGGCGTACTTCCGCACGGCCGACCAGTTCCGCAACGTGCGCATGGTCGAGCTGGCCAACGGCGACTTCGCGGACACCATCGCGCGGCTGTTGCTGTTCTCCTGCCAGCGGTTGGCGCTGTTCACCAGGCTCTCCGCCTCCGCCGATCCGGTGCTCGCCGCGGTCGCGGCCAAGGGCGCCAAGGAGCTGGCCTACCACCGCGACCACGCCGCGCGCTGGGTGGTGCGCCTCGGCGACGGCACCGAGGAGTCGCGCGGCAGGATGATCGCCGCGCTGGACCGCGTGTGGCCGTACCTGGACGAGCTGTTCACACCGCATCCGATCGAGCTGAGACTTGCCGCACAAGGCGTCGCGGTCGACCCGGCCGAGCTGCGGACCGAAGTGGACGGTGTGCTGGACCAGGTCTTCACCGCCGCGACCCTGACCCGGCCCGCATCGACGACGGCCTCCGGTGGAGGTCGCTACGGCAGCCACACCGGCGTGCTCGCCGAACTGCTCGCGGAGATGCAGGTCCTCGCCCGCGCCCTGCCGGAGGCGACGTGGTGA
- the paaB gene encoding 1,2-phenylacetyl-CoA epoxidase subunit PaaB — protein MSRGAWPLWEVFVRGRRGLNHVHVGSLHAADAQMAVQNARDLYTRRNEGVSIWVVPAEAITASSPDEKDPMFAPSGDKVYRHPTFYDIPDDVPHM, from the coding sequence ATGAGCCGGGGTGCCTGGCCGCTGTGGGAGGTCTTCGTGCGCGGTCGGCGCGGCCTCAACCACGTGCACGTGGGCTCGTTGCACGCGGCGGACGCGCAGATGGCGGTGCAGAACGCCCGCGACCTCTACACGCGCCGCAACGAGGGCGTGAGCATCTGGGTGGTACCCGCGGAGGCGATCACCGCGTCCAGCCCGGACGAGAAGGACCCGATGTTCGCGCCGAGCGGGGACAAGGTCTACCGCCACCCCACGTTCTACGACATCCCCGACGACGTCCCGCACATGTGA
- the paaA gene encoding 1,2-phenylacetyl-CoA epoxidase subunit PaaA translates to MDELLEHFERTIERDQRIEPRDWMPEGYRKTLVRQIAQHAHSEIIGMQPEGAWITRAPSLRRKAILLSKVQDEAGHGLYLYAATETLGVDRAELTENLIEGRQKYSSIFNYPTPSFADVGVIGWLVDGAAICNQVPLCRTSYGPYARAMIRVCKEESFHQRQGYELLMTMMRGSQEQRDMVQDSVNRWWWPSLMMFGPPDGDSPNTARSMAWRIKRHTNDELRQKFVDMTVPQAEKLGVTLPDPELKWNAEREHYDFGEPDWAELKRVISGDGECNAERVAHRRKAHEDGAWVREAALAHAAKKKGVAA, encoded by the coding sequence ATGGATGAACTGCTTGAGCACTTCGAGCGCACCATCGAGCGCGACCAGCGGATCGAGCCGCGCGACTGGATGCCCGAGGGGTACCGCAAGACGCTGGTCCGGCAGATCGCGCAGCACGCGCACTCCGAGATCATCGGCATGCAGCCGGAAGGCGCGTGGATCACCCGCGCGCCCTCGTTGCGGCGCAAGGCGATCCTGCTGTCGAAGGTGCAGGACGAGGCGGGCCACGGGCTCTACCTCTACGCCGCGACCGAGACGCTGGGCGTCGACCGCGCCGAGCTGACCGAGAACCTGATCGAGGGCAGGCAGAAGTACTCCTCGATCTTCAACTACCCCACCCCCAGCTTCGCCGACGTCGGCGTGATCGGCTGGCTCGTCGACGGCGCCGCGATCTGCAACCAGGTGCCGCTGTGCCGCACCTCCTACGGGCCGTACGCGCGGGCGATGATCCGGGTGTGCAAGGAGGAGTCCTTCCACCAGCGGCAGGGCTACGAGCTGCTGATGACCATGATGCGCGGCAGCCAGGAGCAGCGGGACATGGTGCAGGACTCGGTGAACCGGTGGTGGTGGCCGTCGCTGATGATGTTCGGCCCGCCGGACGGCGACTCGCCGAACACCGCGCGCTCCATGGCGTGGCGGATCAAGCGGCACACCAACGACGAGCTGCGGCAGAAGTTCGTGGACATGACCGTGCCGCAGGCGGAGAAGCTCGGCGTCACGCTGCCCGACCCCGAGCTGAAGTGGAACGCCGAGCGCGAGCACTACGACTTCGGCGAGCCGGACTGGGCCGAGCTCAAGCGCGTCATCTCCGGCGACGGCGAGTGCAACGCCGAGCGCGTCGCCCACCGCCGCAAGGCGCACGAGGACGGCGCGTGGGTCCGCGAGGCCGCGCTCGCCCACGCGGCGAAGAAGAAGGGGGTGGCCGCATGA
- the paaZ gene encoding phenylacetic acid degradation bifunctional protein PaaZ has translation MAPLRSYVSGGWQAPAEDGVPLFDAVTGERITSVSSKGIDLAAALEHGRRVGGPALRELTFHQRAALLKALASYLREHRDELYALSARTGATRTDSMIDIDGGIGVLFGYGSKGRREMPNDTVYIDGNLEPLSKGGTFLGQHICTPLRGVAVQINAFNFPVWGPLEKLAPAFVAGVPTLIKPAEQTSYLTARLVELILESGLLPEGTVQLVCGSTGDMLDHLTEQDLVAFTGSASTAQLLRAHPRIIGNAVRFTAEADSLNCSVLGPDAKAGTPEFDLFVKALATEMTVKAGQKCTAIRRAFVPAELMDDVADAVGARLAKVKIGNPASDGVRMGALASLEQREEVRRSLKALMEVGRPVFGSPDHVELVDADAERGAFISPILLRADDPWCAQPHEVEAFGPVSTLMPYTSTEQVISLAARGKGSLVGSVVTGDTGFARDVVVGAAAWHGRMLVLDTDSAKESTGHGSPMPHLVHGGPGRAGGGEEMGGIRGVLHHMQRTAIQGSPKVLTAVTNRWTTGADRNDDGVHPFRKSLAELKIGDTVVGGPRLVTQEDVDHFAEFTGDKFYAHTDPEAAAANPFFDGIVAHGYLVVSLAAGLFVDPAPGPVLANYGLENLRFLTPTYPGDELTVTLTAKQITPRQDAEHGEVRWDADVTNQNGESVAKYDVLTLVAKTHG, from the coding sequence ATGGCGCCGCTGCGCAGTTACGTCTCCGGTGGTTGGCAGGCACCTGCGGAGGACGGCGTCCCGCTGTTCGACGCGGTGACCGGCGAGCGGATCACCAGCGTCTCCAGCAAGGGCATCGACCTGGCCGCCGCGCTGGAGCACGGCAGGCGCGTCGGCGGGCCCGCGCTGCGCGAGCTGACCTTCCACCAGCGGGCCGCGCTGCTGAAGGCCCTCGCCTCCTACCTGCGGGAACACCGGGACGAGCTGTACGCGCTGTCCGCCCGCACCGGGGCCACCCGCACCGACTCGATGATCGACATCGACGGCGGGATCGGCGTGCTGTTCGGCTACGGCAGCAAGGGCCGCCGCGAGATGCCCAACGACACCGTCTACATCGACGGCAACCTGGAGCCGCTGAGCAAGGGCGGGACCTTCCTCGGCCAGCACATCTGCACTCCGCTGCGCGGCGTCGCCGTGCAGATCAACGCGTTCAACTTCCCCGTCTGGGGGCCGCTGGAGAAGCTCGCGCCCGCGTTCGTCGCCGGGGTGCCGACGCTCATCAAGCCGGCCGAGCAGACCTCCTACCTCACCGCGCGGCTGGTCGAGCTGATCCTGGAGTCCGGCCTGCTGCCCGAGGGCACCGTGCAGCTGGTGTGCGGCAGCACCGGCGACATGCTCGACCACCTCACCGAGCAGGACCTGGTCGCCTTCACCGGCTCCGCCTCCACCGCGCAGCTGCTGCGCGCGCACCCGCGGATCATCGGCAACGCCGTGCGGTTCACCGCCGAGGCGGACTCGCTGAACTGCTCGGTCCTCGGCCCGGACGCGAAGGCGGGCACGCCGGAGTTCGACCTGTTCGTCAAGGCGCTGGCCACCGAGATGACCGTCAAGGCCGGGCAGAAGTGCACCGCGATCCGCCGCGCCTTCGTGCCCGCGGAGCTCATGGACGACGTCGCCGACGCGGTCGGCGCGCGGCTGGCCAAGGTCAAGATCGGCAACCCGGCCAGCGACGGCGTGCGCATGGGCGCGCTGGCCAGCCTGGAGCAGCGCGAGGAGGTGCGCCGCTCCCTCAAGGCGCTCATGGAGGTCGGCCGCCCCGTCTTCGGCAGCCCGGACCACGTGGAGCTGGTGGACGCCGACGCCGAGCGCGGCGCGTTCATCTCGCCGATCCTGCTGCGCGCCGACGACCCCTGGTGCGCCCAGCCGCACGAGGTCGAGGCGTTCGGGCCGGTGTCCACGCTGATGCCCTACACCTCCACCGAGCAGGTGATCTCCCTTGCGGCGCGCGGAAAGGGCAGCCTCGTCGGCTCGGTCGTCACCGGCGACACCGGCTTCGCCCGCGATGTCGTCGTGGGCGCGGCGGCGTGGCACGGGCGCATGCTGGTGCTCGACACCGACAGCGCCAAGGAGTCGACCGGGCACGGTTCGCCCATGCCGCACCTGGTGCACGGCGGTCCCGGGCGCGCGGGCGGCGGTGAGGAGATGGGCGGCATCCGTGGCGTCCTGCACCACATGCAGCGCACCGCGATCCAGGGCAGCCCGAAGGTGCTCACCGCGGTCACCAACCGCTGGACCACCGGCGCCGACCGCAACGACGACGGTGTGCACCCGTTCCGGAAGTCCTTGGCGGAACTGAAGATCGGCGACACCGTGGTCGGCGGTCCGCGCCTGGTGACGCAGGAGGACGTGGACCACTTCGCGGAGTTCACCGGCGACAAGTTCTACGCGCACACCGATCCCGAGGCCGCCGCGGCGAACCCGTTCTTCGACGGGATCGTGGCGCACGGGTATCTGGTGGTGTCGCTGGCGGCCGGGCTCTTCGTCGATCCCGCTCCCGGGCCGGTGCTGGCGAACTACGGCCTGGAGAACCTGCGCTTCCTCACGCCGACCTACCCCGGCGACGAGCTGACCGTGACCCTGACCGCGAAGCAGATCACGCCTCGCCAGGACGCCGAGCACGGCGAGGTGCGGTGGGATGCGGACGTGACCAACCAGAACGGTGAGTCCGTTGCCAAATACGACGTCCTGACCTTGGTGGCGAAGACCCATGGATGA
- a CDS encoding SGNH/GDSL hydrolase family protein gives MTVLAAVLALTVTASGWAVPPGSEYVALGSSFAAGPGIPPSRPGSPPACGRSSNNYPGLAAAKLRLTLTDVSCSGATTAHLLTTPQHGQPPQVEAVTPNTRLVSVTIGGNDVNYIGSLFAYSCQTSGGAQCAGVDQAAIDQALKTVHTKIGNVVTAVRKKAPRAKVLLVNYLTVLPRTGTCTGVPLTPAQADFERGVASRLAAATRRAAVETGASVVDAASASATHDACSADPWMEKYQPGQGRAGYHPTPAGMAAVADLVARSAR, from the coding sequence ATGACTGTTCTTGCGGCCGTCCTCGCGTTGACCGTCACCGCGTCCGGCTGGGCCGTGCCGCCCGGCTCGGAGTACGTCGCCCTGGGCAGCTCCTTCGCCGCGGGGCCCGGCATCCCGCCCAGCCGGCCGGGCAGCCCTCCGGCCTGCGGCCGCTCGTCGAACAACTACCCGGGCCTGGCCGCCGCGAAGCTCCGCCTGACGCTCACCGACGTTTCGTGCAGCGGCGCGACCACGGCTCACCTGTTGACTACCCCGCAGCACGGCCAACCACCCCAGGTGGAGGCCGTCACCCCGAACACCAGGCTCGTCTCCGTCACCATCGGCGGCAACGACGTCAACTACATCGGCAGCCTCTTCGCGTACTCCTGCCAGACCAGCGGCGGCGCGCAGTGCGCAGGCGTCGACCAGGCGGCGATCGACCAGGCGCTCAAGACGGTGCACACCAAGATCGGCAACGTCGTCACCGCGGTCCGGAAGAAGGCGCCGCGCGCCAAGGTGCTCCTGGTCAACTACCTGACCGTGCTGCCGCGCACCGGCACGTGCACGGGAGTGCCACTGACCCCGGCCCAGGCCGACTTCGAGCGCGGTGTTGCGAGCCGCCTCGCCGCCGCCACCCGTCGTGCCGCCGTCGAGACGGGTGCCTCGGTGGTCGACGCCGCGTCCGCCAGCGCCACGCACGACGCCTGCTCGGCCGACCCGTGGATGGAGAAGTACCAGCCGGGCCAGGGACGCGCCGGCTACCACCCGACGCCCGCGGGCATGGCTGCCGTCGCCGACCTCGTCGCGCGTTCGGCCCGTTAG
- a CDS encoding 3-hydroxyacyl-CoA dehydrogenase family protein yields MGPKIVGVIGGGRMGAGIAQVFAAIGAGVTVVESSADAVAAARDRLATGLRRAHERGKLDGEPAEVLDRVVFVTEVAALPRDAELVVEAVPEVIALKLDVLTAAEQAVGDAAVLATNTSSLSITEIGAALERPQTFLGMHFFNPVPASTLIEVVSAPATAQATTRRALEWVHALGKTEVLVKDSPGFATSRLGVLLGLEAIRMLEEGVADAESIDRAMELGYRHPMGPLRSTDLVGLDVRLAIAEYLHRTLGERFAPPALLREKVARGELGRKSGQGFYTWD; encoded by the coding sequence ATGGGACCCAAGATCGTCGGTGTGATCGGTGGCGGGCGGATGGGCGCGGGCATCGCCCAGGTCTTCGCCGCCATCGGGGCCGGGGTCACCGTCGTGGAGAGCTCGGCCGACGCGGTCGCGGCCGCCCGGGACCGCCTGGCGACCGGCCTGCGCAGGGCGCACGAGCGCGGCAAGCTCGACGGCGAGCCCGCCGAGGTGCTCGACCGCGTGGTGTTCGTGACCGAGGTGGCCGCGCTGCCCCGGGACGCCGAGCTCGTGGTCGAGGCCGTGCCCGAGGTGATCGCCCTCAAGCTCGACGTGCTGACCGCCGCCGAGCAGGCGGTCGGGGACGCCGCGGTGCTGGCCACCAACACCAGCTCCCTGTCGATCACCGAGATCGGCGCCGCGCTGGAGCGGCCGCAGACCTTCCTCGGCATGCACTTCTTCAACCCCGTCCCGGCGTCCACGCTGATCGAGGTCGTCAGCGCCCCGGCGACCGCGCAGGCGACCACCCGGCGCGCGCTGGAGTGGGTGCACGCGCTCGGCAAGACCGAGGTCCTGGTCAAGGACTCGCCCGGCTTCGCGACGAGCAGGCTCGGCGTGCTGCTCGGCCTGGAGGCCATCCGGATGCTGGAGGAGGGCGTCGCCGACGCGGAGTCCATCGACCGCGCGATGGAGCTGGGCTACCGGCACCCGATGGGCCCGCTGCGCTCGACGGACCTCGTCGGCCTGGACGTGCGGCTGGCGATCGCGGAGTACCTGCACCGCACGCTGGGCGAGCGCTTCGCGCCACCGGCCCTGCTGCGCGAGAAGGTCGCCCGCGGCGAACTGGGCCGCAAGTCCGGCCAGGGCTTCTACACCTGGGACTGA
- a CDS encoding thiolase family protein has product MSEVFLVDGVRTPQGRYGGALAQVRPDDLAALVVGEVVRRCGVPADAIDEVILGAANQAGEDNRNVARMAVLLAGLPEHTPGYTVNRLCASGLTAVTSAAQAVRAGEADIVVAGGVESMTRAPWVMAKPGTPWARPGQVFDTSLGWRFTNPGFDAKTTLSMGETAEEVAALDGITRADSDAFALRSHQRAIAAMDAGRFDAELVPVGEVTADEGPRRETTLEKLGKLRTVFREDGIVTAGSSSPLSDGASAIVVASEEAVRRHDLTPRARVVTGASAGVSPHVMGIGPVPATEKALARAGWGAGDLDAVELNEAFAAQSLAVIRRLKLDEDRVNADGGAIALGHPLGSSGARLVVTLLGRMERENARRGLATLCVGVGQGAALLVEAL; this is encoded by the coding sequence ATGTCCGAGGTGTTCCTGGTCGACGGAGTCCGCACCCCGCAGGGACGCTACGGCGGCGCGCTCGCCCAGGTGCGGCCCGACGACCTCGCCGCGCTGGTGGTCGGCGAGGTGGTCCGGCGCTGCGGGGTCCCCGCCGACGCGATCGACGAGGTGATCCTCGGCGCCGCCAACCAGGCGGGCGAGGACAACCGCAACGTGGCGCGGATGGCGGTGCTGCTGGCCGGGCTGCCCGAGCACACGCCCGGCTACACCGTGAACCGGCTCTGCGCGTCCGGGCTGACCGCGGTCACCTCCGCGGCCCAGGCGGTGCGCGCGGGAGAGGCGGACATCGTGGTCGCGGGCGGCGTCGAGTCGATGACCCGCGCGCCGTGGGTGATGGCCAAGCCGGGAACGCCCTGGGCGCGCCCCGGACAGGTCTTCGACACCTCGCTGGGCTGGCGGTTCACCAACCCCGGGTTCGACGCGAAGACCACGCTGTCGATGGGGGAGACGGCCGAGGAGGTCGCCGCCCTCGACGGCATCACCCGGGCCGACAGCGACGCGTTCGCGCTGCGCAGCCACCAGCGGGCGATCGCGGCGATGGACGCGGGCCGCTTCGACGCCGAACTGGTCCCGGTCGGCGAGGTCACCGCCGACGAGGGACCGCGCCGCGAGACCACGCTGGAGAAGCTGGGCAAGCTGCGCACGGTCTTCCGCGAGGACGGCATCGTCACCGCCGGATCGTCCTCGCCGCTCTCCGACGGCGCCTCCGCGATCGTCGTGGCCAGCGAGGAGGCCGTGCGCAGGCACGACCTGACCCCGCGCGCCCGGGTGGTCACCGGCGCGAGCGCGGGCGTGTCGCCGCACGTCATGGGCATCGGCCCGGTCCCCGCGACGGAGAAGGCGCTGGCGCGCGCGGGCTGGGGTGCCGGCGACCTCGACGCGGTGGAGCTGAACGAGGCGTTCGCCGCGCAGTCGCTCGCCGTGATCCGCCGCCTCAAGCTCGACGAGGACCGGGTCAACGCCGACGGCGGCGCGATCGCGCTCGGGCACCCGCTCGGGTCGTCCGGCGCGCGCTTGGTGGTGACGCTGCTCGGCCGCATGGAGCGCGAGAACGCCCGCCGCGGCCTGGCCACCCTGTGCGTCGGGGTCGGTCAGGGCGCCGCCCTGCTCGTCGAAGCCCTCTGA
- the paaI gene encoding hydroxyphenylacetyl-CoA thioesterase PaaI has protein sequence MYAADNASRNAGIRLVEAGIGHATATMAITADMVNGHGIVHGGHVFLLADSTFAFACNSHGPVTVAAGADISFVAPAKEGEELTAVATERARYGRSGIYDVSVHSGDRLIAEFRGRSRVIGEQQ, from the coding sequence ATGTATGCCGCCGACAACGCGTCGCGGAATGCAGGCATCCGCCTGGTGGAAGCCGGGATCGGCCATGCGACGGCCACGATGGCGATCACCGCGGACATGGTCAACGGGCACGGGATCGTCCACGGCGGCCACGTGTTCCTGCTCGCCGACTCGACCTTCGCCTTCGCCTGCAACAGCCACGGCCCGGTGACCGTGGCGGCCGGGGCCGACATCAGCTTCGTCGCCCCCGCGAAGGAGGGCGAGGAGCTGACCGCCGTCGCCACCGAACGGGCGCGCTACGGGCGCAGCGGGATCTACGACGTGTCGGTGCACAGCGGGGACCGGCTCATCGCCGAGTTCCGCGGCCGCAGCCGGGTGATCGGAGAACAGCAGTGA
- the paaK gene encoding phenylacetate--CoA ligase PaaK produces the protein MSADELTALQLERLQWTLQHAYRNVPFYTRKFDEAGVHPDDCRGLEDLAKFPCTTKNDLRDNYPFGMFAVPPERVRRVHASSGTTGKPTVVGYTERDIDMWSSVMARSIRAAGGRPGHRVHVAYGYGLFTGGLGAHYGAERLGCTVIPASGGMTARQVQLITDFEPEIIMVTPSYMLTLLDEFERQGVDPRTSSLSIGIFGAEPWTEQMRAEIEQRMGIHAVDIYGLSEVIGPGVSSECVETKDGLHVWEDHFYPEVVDPVTGDVLPDGEHGELLFTSLTKEALPIIRYRTRDLTRLLPGTARPMRRMEKVTGRSDDMIILRGVNVFPTQIEEIVLRTRGLAPHFQLVLTRRGRMDHMTVRVESGPGEAEPGAATELLRAIKDGVGVTVDVEVVEPSTLERSVGKLRRVIDRRHDG, from the coding sequence ATGTCGGCCGACGAGCTGACCGCGCTGCAGCTCGAACGTCTACAGTGGACATTGCAGCACGCCTACCGCAACGTCCCCTTCTACACCAGGAAGTTCGACGAGGCCGGGGTGCACCCGGACGACTGCCGCGGTCTCGAGGACCTGGCGAAGTTCCCGTGCACCACCAAGAACGACCTCCGGGACAACTACCCGTTCGGCATGTTCGCGGTGCCGCCGGAGCGGGTGCGCAGGGTGCACGCGTCCAGCGGCACCACCGGCAAGCCCACCGTGGTCGGCTACACCGAGCGCGACATCGACATGTGGTCGTCGGTGATGGCCCGCTCCATCCGCGCAGCGGGCGGGCGCCCCGGCCACCGGGTGCACGTGGCCTACGGCTACGGCCTGTTCACCGGCGGGCTCGGCGCGCACTACGGCGCGGAACGCCTCGGCTGCACGGTGATCCCCGCCTCGGGTGGGATGACCGCGCGCCAGGTGCAGCTGATCACCGACTTCGAGCCCGAGATCATCATGGTCACGCCCTCGTACATGCTGACGCTGCTGGACGAGTTCGAGCGGCAGGGCGTCGACCCGCGCACCTCCTCGCTGAGCATCGGGATCTTCGGCGCCGAACCGTGGACCGAGCAGATGCGCGCCGAGATCGAGCAGCGGATGGGCATCCACGCGGTGGACATCTACGGCCTGTCCGAGGTGATCGGCCCCGGCGTGTCCAGCGAGTGCGTGGAGACCAAGGACGGGCTGCACGTCTGGGAGGACCACTTCTACCCCGAGGTGGTCGATCCGGTCACCGGGGACGTGCTGCCCGACGGCGAGCACGGCGAGCTGCTGTTCACCTCGCTGACCAAGGAGGCGCTGCCGATCATCCGCTACCGCACCCGCGACCTGACCCGCCTGCTGCCGGGCACCGCGCGGCCGATGCGCCGGATGGAGAAGGTCACCGGCCGCAGCGACGACATGATCATCCTGCGCGGGGTGAACGTCTTCCCCACCCAGATCGAGGAGATCGTGCTGCGCACCCGCGGCCTCGCCCCGCACTTCCAGCTGGTGCTGACCAGGCGCGGGCGGATGGACCACATGACGGTGCGGGTGGAGTCCGGGCCGGGCGAGGCCGAACCGGGCGCGGCGACCGAGCTGTTGCGCGCCATCAAGGACGGCGTCGGCGTCACGGTGGACGTCGAAGTCGTCGAACCGTCCACATTGGAGCGCTCGGTGGGTAAGCTGCGGCGCGTGATCGATCGGCGGCACGATGGCTGA